The following are encoded together in the Candidatus Omnitrophota bacterium genome:
- a CDS encoding type II secretion system F family protein, giving the protein MQIVILILAFATGVLLAYAILPFDQVLRPTLSLVHEKAATDRKKKWTDAPRALIKGLAMFNKPLCIGPLGARISKDLALAKVDMSPEEFLLIKELIIGGLLGATLPFIQADVILFTSLMGFAIGYILPEFWLKGKISKVKNAIVKQLPDTIDLLGLCVNAGLDFMLALKWVIEKTPPSALADELNLIMQEINVGKSRRNALSDLSKKYDLPDLTTFTRTLIQADRMGTSVAEALNILSEDMRLARFRRGEQVALKAPLKMLVPLLLFIFPVVAILVGAPIFLDFMQNNPMKNLVGGASQKR; this is encoded by the coding sequence ATGCAAATTGTCATCCTTATTTTAGCCTTTGCTACCGGAGTGCTTCTGGCTTATGCCATTTTGCCTTTTGACCAGGTGCTTCGCCCTACCCTTTCTTTGGTTCACGAAAAAGCCGCAACCGATAGAAAGAAGAAATGGACAGATGCTCCGCGAGCCCTTATTAAGGGTTTGGCGATGTTCAATAAACCGCTGTGTATTGGCCCTCTAGGGGCCCGTATTTCAAAGGATTTAGCTTTAGCCAAGGTTGATATGTCTCCCGAAGAATTCTTGCTCATTAAAGAGCTTATCATTGGAGGGCTTTTGGGGGCAACTTTGCCCTTTATTCAGGCAGATGTGATCCTATTTACATCGCTGATGGGTTTTGCCATTGGCTATATATTGCCGGAGTTTTGGCTTAAAGGAAAGATCAGTAAAGTCAAAAATGCTATCGTCAAACAGCTTCCTGACACCATTGACCTTCTAGGCTTATGCGTTAATGCCGGCCTTGATTTTATGTTGGCCTTAAAATGGGTCATTGAGAAAACACCGCCTTCGGCTTTAGCGGATGAGCTGAATTTGATCATGCAGGAGATCAATGTCGGAAAGTCGCGCCGCAATGCCCTAAGCGATTTGTCCAAAAAATACGACCTGCCGGATCTAACCACGTTTACCCGTACGCTTATCCAAGCGGATAGAATGGGAACCTCGGTTGCCGAGGCGCTCAATATCCTATCGGAAGATATGCGCCTGGCGCGCTTTCGCCGTGGCGAGCAAGTAGCTCTCAAAGCTCCTTTAAAAATGCTTGTTCCTCTTTTGCTTTTCATTTTCCCCGTTGTTGCTATTCTCGTTGGCGCTCCCATATTCTTGGATTTCATGCAGAACAATCCTATGAAGAATTTGGTTGGCGGCGCTTCACAGAAACGATAA